One Fictibacillus halophilus genomic window, CAGACATTAAAAAATAATAGGTAATTAAAAAACTGGACTGCGGTAAATGCAGTCCAGTTTTTTTAGGTGCTATATAACAGCAACAATCTTCCCTTTAACGTGTCTTTCAGAGAGTTTGATGAGTCCTGCTGGCACTTCTTCAAGTGAGATCTTTTCAGAAATCATAGCTGAAATCTTTCCTTCAACGACAAGGTGAGCTAATTCTTCATTCATAGTTGCTAAATCTTTTAAAGCTTTTACTGAATTCGAGAAATGAGCAGCACCTAGTGCGATCTCATGGAAAGAGAGTGCCTGACTAAAAGGTTTTACAGCAGAATAATCAGGGTTTCCTGCAATAAATGCTATTCGCCCATTAAATCCGATACTTTTTAATGATTCAGTTGCGTTTTCGCGGCTAACCGTGTCAAGGACAGCATCGACTCCAACTTCGTCTGTCAGTTCCATAACACGTGCATGAACGTCTTCTGTTTTATAAAAAATCACGTGATCGGCCCCAAGGCTTTTTACGTACTCCTCATTTTCAGGAGAACATGTTGTGAAGATGGTAGCTCCGATCTGTTTAGCCAACTGGATAGCAAATCCGCCAACACCACCAGCTCCACCGTGAATCAAGATCGTCTCCCCTTTTTGAAGGTTCATCTTTCTAAAGAGTGCTTGATATGCAGTCATCCCTGCACAAGGAAGAGCAGCCGCTTCTTCGAATGACAGTTCATCAGGAATTCTAGCCAATGAATGAGCAGTGGTCACGGCATACTCTGCAAAACCGCCATTTTTCATGAAATTCCCATGAAAGAACACACGGTCGCCCTGCTTGAATTCACCAGCGTCTTCACCTGCTTCTTCAACAATCCCCGCTGCGTCAACACCAAGGATGTGAGGATAATTCCAGGCCGGGTTTCCGTTAATAGCAGTCTTGTAGTCTACAGGATTTAGTCCGGCGGCCTTGATACGAATTAATACTTCCCCGGGTCCTGGTGAAGGTTTTTCAGTCTCTTGAACCTTCATCTCACGCCACAAAT contains:
- a CDS encoding zinc-binding dehydrogenase is translated as MKALMLEDKNLWREMKVQETEKPSPGPGEVLIRIKAAGLNPVDYKTAINGNPAWNYPHILGVDAAGIVEEAGEDAGEFKQGDRVFFHGNFMKNGGFAEYAVTTAHSLARIPDELSFEEAAALPCAGMTAYQALFRKMNLQKGETILIHGGAGGVGGFAIQLAKQIGATIFTTCSPENEEYVKSLGADHVIFYKTEDVHARVMELTDEVGVDAVLDTVSRENATESLKSIGFNGRIAFIAGNPDYSAVKPFSQALSFHEIALGAAHFSNSVKALKDLATMNEELAHLVVEGKISAMISEKISLEEVPAGLIKLSERHVKGKIVAVI